The following proteins come from a genomic window of Candidatus Woesearchaeota archaeon:
- a CDS encoding FAD-binding protein: protein MSSAKELIKTDCGVIGGGFGGCAAALELAGAGKKVDLFIKGKLVEDCNSYLTAGGLAAIPLVDGKPIKGDSFERHIKETLIAGKGLNDVKIVKFCVEHFFKDVIQWLIGKGVKFNASEKGYKYDLHREGGHSKNRIFHANDTTGVQIMKTLGRLVKSNRNIRVHEEHVAIDLITKNKLEKRKKIKAKAKDACLGFYVYDIKNDRIETISCNGTFIATGGLGKVFLYTTNSDAATGDGFAICYRAGLPLANMEFVQFHPTVFYDPSAVNEYSRRFLLTEALRGAGAILKLRKDSKEDFVLKYHPLGSKATRDVVTRAEDIEMRKHGLAHLWLDCAKIDKKRLKEDFRNSYEFCLAKGVDITKEPVPVIYAVHYSNGGVLVNRNAETKIRGCYVIGETSYTGLHGATRLASNSAPECILFGRLAAKHFLKLKNQANMSVPLWNAGSANDIRDKAAIAYYWETVRRTMTSLCGISRNKERLDAAKQVLSALRKNINGFYWNYHVSKEFLEVRNIADVAGIIVESAIAREESRACHFREDFPNQNDKRFRKLTIIKKHDA from the coding sequence ATGAGCAGCGCAAAAGAGCTTATAAAAACAGATTGCGGAGTAATAGGCGGCGGCTTTGGCGGCTGCGCAGCTGCGCTCGAACTGGCTGGAGCCGGCAAAAAGGTTGACTTATTTATCAAAGGAAAGTTAGTGGAAGACTGCAACAGCTATTTGACAGCCGGCGGCCTGGCAGCAATTCCTCTGGTGGATGGAAAGCCTATTAAGGGAGATTCCTTTGAAAGGCATATTAAAGAAACATTGATTGCAGGAAAAGGCCTTAATGATGTCAAGATTGTTAAATTCTGCGTGGAGCATTTTTTCAAAGATGTTATTCAGTGGCTGATTGGCAAAGGCGTTAAATTTAATGCATCTGAAAAAGGATACAAGTATGATCTGCACAGGGAAGGCGGCCATTCCAAAAACAGGATATTTCACGCAAATGACACAACAGGCGTGCAGATAATGAAGACGCTTGGCAGGTTAGTGAAAAGCAACCGCAATATAAGGGTTCATGAAGAGCATGTTGCAATTGACCTTATAACAAAGAACAAGCTGGAAAAAAGAAAAAAAATCAAGGCAAAAGCGAAAGATGCCTGCCTGGGGTTTTATGTTTATGATATTAAAAATGATCGTATTGAAACAATCTCCTGCAATGGAACATTCATTGCAACAGGCGGCCTTGGGAAAGTCTTTCTTTATACAACAAACTCAGATGCTGCAACAGGAGATGGATTTGCAATATGCTATAGGGCAGGCTTGCCATTGGCAAACATGGAATTTGTGCAATTTCACCCAACTGTGTTTTATGACCCGTCTGCTGTCAATGAATACAGCAGAAGATTTTTGCTTACAGAGGCGCTTAGAGGAGCAGGCGCAATATTGAAGCTAAGAAAAGATTCAAAAGAAGATTTTGTTTTAAAATATCATCCGCTTGGCTCGAAAGCAACAAGGGACGTTGTTACAAGAGCAGAAGATATAGAAATGAGAAAACACGGCTTGGCGCATTTATGGCTGGACTGCGCAAAAATAGACAAAAAAAGATTAAAGGAGGATTTCAGGAATTCTTATGAGTTCTGCTTGGCCAAGGGAGTCGACATAACAAAAGAGCCTGTGCCTGTCATTTATGCTGTTCATTATTCAAATGGAGGCGTGCTTGTTAACCGGAATGCAGAAACAAAAATAAGAGGATGCTATGTCATAGGTGAAACTTCTTATACAGGCCTGCACGGCGCAACAAGGCTGGCTAGCAATTCTGCGCCAGAATGCATTTTATTCGGCAGGCTGGCTGCAAAGCATTTCTTAAAGCTCAAGAATCAAGCAAATATGAGTGTTCCATTATGGAATGCGGGCTCTGCAAATGATATAAGGGACAAGGCTGCCATAGCCTATTATTGGGAAACTGTCAGAAGAACAATGACTTCATTGTGCGGAATATCAAGAAATAAAGAAAGATTGGATGCTGCAAAGCAAGTATTATCCGCGCTCAGAAAAAACATCAACGGATTTTACTGGAATTATCATGTGAGCAAGGAATTCTTAGAAGTCAGGAACATAGCGGATGTTGCCGGCATAATTGTAGAAAGCGCCATTGCAAGGGAAGAATCCAGGGCATGCCATTTCAGGGAGGAT